Proteins encoded by one window of Akkermansia muciniphila ATCC BAA-835:
- a CDS encoding citrate/2-methylcitrate synthase, whose amino-acid sequence MSNDTFSERLAYPKGLKGIIANESALSDVRGEEGRLLYLGYDIDDLVEMCCFEEVVYLLLNKRLPNREELEGIKKRLRSDRDLPQPILDFFKTATKSARPMSALRTAVSMLGMYDDRTKDAGQLKEIGLSLIAKVPVMVAYYYRLCQGLELPPVREDLSEAEHFLWLLKGEEPDQYEAHILEVAYILHADHGMNASTFAARVCIATLSDMYSAITAAIGTLKGPLHGGANEGVIEMLKEIGTEDRVDSYIEDKLARKEKIMGMGHRVYRVLDPRAPHLRRMAIRLSSRIGEPKWIRMSERIAKLVRERKGLNANVDFYSATVYYSIGIPTRLFTAIFSIARCSGWVAQVLEQMEDNTLYRPLTLYTGPKDRIPVPTIDMR is encoded by the coding sequence ATGAGCAATGACACTTTTTCCGAGCGCCTCGCATATCCCAAAGGTTTAAAAGGAATCATCGCCAATGAATCCGCTTTGAGTGACGTGCGCGGCGAGGAAGGGCGTCTGTTGTATCTGGGCTACGATATCGATGATCTGGTGGAGATGTGCTGTTTTGAAGAAGTGGTTTATCTGCTTCTCAACAAGCGTCTTCCCAACCGTGAGGAATTGGAGGGCATCAAGAAACGCCTCCGTTCCGACCGCGACCTGCCCCAGCCCATTCTGGATTTCTTCAAAACGGCCACCAAGTCCGCCCGGCCCATGTCCGCCCTCCGGACGGCTGTTTCCATGCTCGGCATGTATGACGACCGGACGAAGGATGCCGGGCAGTTGAAGGAAATAGGCCTCAGCCTCATAGCCAAGGTTCCCGTGATGGTGGCGTATTACTACCGTTTGTGCCAGGGTCTGGAGCTTCCCCCCGTTCGGGAGGACCTGAGCGAGGCGGAACATTTCCTGTGGTTGCTGAAGGGTGAGGAACCGGATCAGTATGAAGCCCATATTCTGGAGGTAGCCTACATTCTGCACGCAGACCACGGCATGAATGCCTCCACCTTTGCGGCGCGCGTCTGCATCGCCACGCTTTCGGACATGTATTCCGCCATCACCGCGGCCATCGGCACGCTGAAGGGGCCGCTTCATGGGGGCGCCAATGAGGGCGTGATTGAAATGCTCAAGGAAATAGGCACGGAGGACCGGGTGGACTCCTACATTGAGGACAAGCTGGCGCGGAAGGAAAAAATCATGGGCATGGGCCACCGCGTGTACCGCGTGCTGGATCCCCGCGCCCCGCATTTGCGACGCATGGCCATCCGCCTTTCCTCCCGAATCGGTGAACCCAAGTGGATCCGCATGTCGGAACGCATCGCGAAACTTGTCCGGGAGCGCAAGGGCTTGAACGCCAATGTGGATTTTTATTCCGCCACGGTTTATTACAGCATCGGGATCCCCACCAGGCTGTTTACCGCCATTTTCTCCATTGCCCGCTGTAGCGGCTGGGTGGCCCAGGTTCTGGAACAAATGGAGGATAACACGCTGTACAGGCCGCTGACTCTTTACACAGGGCCCAAGGACCGCATTCCGGTTCCTACGATCGACATGCGGTGA
- a CDS encoding iron-containing alcohol dehydrogenase has translation MLNFVYDNKTTLIFGKGTHHETGTLLKPLGKKILLHYGSGSIRRSGLYDAVTASLKAAGVEYEELGGVQANPTLPLVYEGIRLCREHGLGLVLAVGGGSVIDSAKAIALGVPHEGDVWELYLSKKQPQSDPLPVATVLTIPAAGSESSPNTVITNEETRRKLGYGSPKLRPVFSIINPELFFTLPHRQMANGVSDMMSHIFERYFTRTLHTDLSDSLCEATLRTIMKNARILNGNLNDYNAWAEIAFSGNIAHNNLLGVGREQDWGCHAMEHELSALYHVDHGAGLAVVTPAWMKYVSPKHQEIFVQFAVNVMGVEGSFREPSAIIREGISRLERFYRELGLPTTMEELNILPGDFPLMAEQAVSVRGPVGGLEKLDVRDIQAIYRLGCSNLQHA, from the coding sequence ATGCTCAATTTCGTTTACGATAACAAAACCACTCTTATTTTCGGAAAAGGCACCCACCATGAAACGGGAACCCTTCTCAAGCCGTTAGGCAAAAAAATCCTGCTTCATTACGGTAGCGGCAGCATCAGACGTTCCGGTCTTTACGATGCCGTCACGGCGTCCTTAAAAGCCGCCGGCGTGGAGTATGAAGAACTGGGAGGCGTCCAGGCAAACCCTACGCTGCCCCTGGTGTATGAAGGCATCCGCCTCTGCCGGGAACACGGCCTGGGCCTCGTGCTGGCCGTGGGAGGAGGCAGCGTGATTGACTCCGCCAAAGCGATTGCGCTGGGCGTTCCCCATGAAGGGGACGTATGGGAACTATACCTTTCCAAAAAACAGCCTCAGTCCGACCCTCTGCCCGTCGCAACCGTGCTGACCATTCCCGCCGCGGGCAGCGAGAGCAGCCCGAATACGGTCATCACCAATGAAGAGACCAGAAGAAAACTGGGGTACGGTTCCCCCAAACTGCGCCCCGTATTCAGCATTATCAACCCGGAATTGTTCTTTACGCTCCCGCACCGCCAGATGGCCAATGGCGTCAGCGACATGATGAGCCACATTTTTGAGCGCTATTTCACCAGAACCCTGCATACGGACCTTTCCGACAGCCTTTGTGAGGCCACCCTGCGCACCATCATGAAAAACGCCCGCATCCTGAACGGGAACCTGAATGATTACAACGCCTGGGCGGAAATCGCGTTTTCCGGCAACATCGCCCACAACAACCTGTTGGGGGTAGGCCGCGAACAGGACTGGGGCTGCCACGCCATGGAACACGAATTGAGCGCACTGTACCATGTGGACCACGGCGCAGGCCTGGCCGTCGTCACCCCGGCCTGGATGAAGTATGTTTCCCCCAAACACCAGGAAATATTCGTGCAGTTCGCCGTCAATGTGATGGGAGTGGAAGGTTCCTTCCGGGAACCGTCAGCCATCATCCGGGAAGGTATTTCCCGCCTGGAACGTTTTTACCGGGAATTAGGGCTTCCGACGACTATGGAAGAACTGAACATCCTTCCCGGGGATTTCCCCCTGATGGCGGAACAGGCCGTCAGTGTGCGCGGCCCCGTCGGCGGACTGGAAAAGCTGGATGTCCGGGACATCCAGGCCATCTACCGACTGGGTTGCAGTAATCTGCAGCACGCATGA
- a CDS encoding alpha-2-macroglobulin family protein yields MNRFFSALFLAAGLLASGMPSPADASTPPQQHALAEGKNSPVSPQQRKQAVENLEKLLGKRLFKKAAEQALKQLHEYDDQYSGTDLLLYYQALTRLNALDDSINLDSILQEQMKRHGANPHFLRDAALLYQSACHTFKLVDGAYIRGAGPWDGEYSGEARDRVEALRCLVKAMQLAEKGNNMKLLGQLRFITAQALPVKGNRYAPLSAFQSYAALGNLTNLKELPDYVSREEASPFRNVATVPVMVNAGTGKPEVIFYHASSSWETAKNDGERMRWLLDAAIQANPELANQVNYFTASWCRRLFSYANTAPDQEFVYGPGNAGMVAGINPAELKTDQTIVKTDRTGNGKFLLTNLPPDYNFIRIASAVRITPEPDYYVNAANLAADEFLARNQRPAAAQFLGKILQTWNAQSWNKKDKEEFLDVADNLKKRIASITEPNGTFDTDKRTLLAGEPVTVSFSYRNASRACVAVRPVDMKRWQEERMDKVQTSKTLGKAYKDRYSNLGNLLFSLLHDSSYARYLGEEIKGDEITLTPGNRHLNHIAHIPVPTRKPGWYLLTVTLENGYRFHRFLTLSDMVLVRRSVPEGNLWFLADARTGMPVEGGSLRLLRYRQDKTLQKRQVKGITDKDGAMIETIPHRHSSAPPYNMFLGIVSKGDSYVLAGISDYGWESGNYLMDTANKASDSYSCFFLESQPVYRPGQTARFKGVLFRPDIANPGTKDCAGKKLTLTIASPTGDESIFPPKTVTTDSTGSFELELLIPADAPLGQYGAKLKLHDSADPDFRLYAPLFRMEEYKKPEFSVRMDAPAKPIRLGQPIPVAIQADYYAGGPVNGGKATITITRTLGANIWTPYWKWSWLYDRSFSPYYIPFFPDAPLTVLEKTVPLDKDGKASVELPTAQDARDFPSSNVTYRVSVSVTDASLREVSASGQVIATFRPFNIFTTLNRGYAPAGTPVQASITAATADGAKIAHARGTCVLQHIRADGRRETLETWDIATRKDGEASLSFQTGESGLYALSTTLEDGHGNKVEESFQFLSYGKGKQNPFKINPLSIHPDKKEYAPGDTARLLVTSDYPDARVWTFLRNSWKNESRRLVSLDRQTALVECRLTREDMPNMGVNAFTVRNGELHEASAELLIPPAGQLLAPSVVPGKSQYRPGEQGNVTIQVKGPDGKPVSNGIVALAVYDKALEYIARPNITDISKTVWGRLNETGFLSLKKMTASGTQQDRGPGQPSFQSLLYRNYGPMARKAKGTVNGFAEAVFDSGADAAASRALATGAAAPAAVPVMAMAADKESAESESLANGQGNADAQENGSPHIQLRTNFADCIKWCGTLKTDEEGNVAVPVEMPDNLTTWKASAWVITPGLQVGQASAEFLTTKDFMVSMQAPRFFVEKDIVMLSALVRNRTGKAVRARVSISLKDGCLELLPADDPAVKGLSADTDNSAVREVDVPAQGQAVVNWWAAAVREGTAAVAMEASAGSTGDAMQMNFPVLVHGMKQLHAESAAVLSGEQEKTLSISLPQQRRREESELVVKVSPSIALSMVEALPYLAEYPYGCVEQTLNRFLPALVVTDTLKQLGLNPGAALKSHRSLNPRDIRNKAFHDSVMKKLERNPVYDEAALKKMAARGISSLREKQLSNGSWGWFGGAEEGDPVMTAHVAHGLKIASNTVNVPEGMLSGAVRWLKNYQERQTALLEQGDKFRKLEQLPDGPEKKEALRKLGNYRLTASATDTLVYSVLAECGVKNLPMERYLFRDRLELPVISQIQLAEILLDAHRMDDFNKVMPVISQFLQQDDSLQTAWLRLPNAGYWWRWYGSSAATQAAYLKLMSKSAPGNPVTARLAKWLLDNRANGSYWDSTKDTADCLEALSAYLLQTREGMEDMEAEILYDGVPVKTVSCTKETLFTFDNAFRMSGKALADGSHVITIRRKKGSGNIYANSTLSYFSLEDPIPAAGNAVTVERSYYRIRKETVKNGSVKDTQTDAGELVSQGRDLTRRTLLKNGDVIASGDIIEVVMTVKTKNDVEYLMLQDPKPAGCESRETASGYARLGTVFGYREIGDEEICLFLSSLPMGQYQISHRLRAERPGRFSALPAVIEAMYAPELRGNSREHKIGISMPVEQNNDQPQ; encoded by the coding sequence ATGAACAGATTCTTTTCCGCTCTTTTTCTGGCGGCAGGATTGCTGGCCTCCGGAATGCCGTCCCCGGCGGACGCATCCACCCCTCCGCAACAACATGCCCTTGCGGAGGGTAAAAATTCCCCTGTTTCCCCGCAGCAAAGGAAGCAAGCTGTTGAAAACCTTGAAAAGCTTCTGGGCAAAAGGCTGTTCAAGAAAGCGGCGGAACAAGCCCTGAAACAACTCCATGAATATGACGACCAATACAGCGGGACAGATCTGCTTCTTTATTACCAGGCTCTTACCCGTCTCAATGCCCTGGATGATTCCATCAATCTGGATTCCATTCTGCAGGAACAGATGAAGCGCCACGGCGCCAATCCCCATTTCCTGAGGGACGCCGCACTCCTGTACCAGAGTGCCTGCCATACGTTCAAACTGGTGGACGGCGCCTATATCCGCGGCGCCGGGCCATGGGATGGAGAATATTCCGGAGAAGCAAGGGACCGTGTGGAAGCCCTGCGGTGCCTTGTCAAAGCCATGCAGCTTGCGGAGAAGGGCAACAACATGAAACTTCTGGGACAACTGCGCTTCATCACGGCACAGGCGTTGCCGGTTAAAGGAAACCGCTACGCTCCCCTTTCCGCCTTCCAGTCTTACGCAGCCCTGGGGAACCTGACCAACCTGAAGGAATTGCCGGATTACGTCTCCAGAGAGGAAGCATCCCCTTTTCGAAACGTCGCCACCGTTCCCGTCATGGTCAATGCCGGAACAGGAAAGCCGGAAGTTATTTTTTACCATGCTTCTTCCTCCTGGGAAACAGCTAAAAACGACGGGGAACGCATGCGCTGGCTGCTGGACGCCGCCATTCAGGCGAATCCGGAACTGGCCAACCAGGTCAATTATTTCACCGCCTCCTGGTGCCGCCGGCTGTTTTCTTATGCCAATACGGCGCCGGACCAGGAATTCGTGTACGGCCCCGGCAACGCGGGCATGGTGGCGGGCATCAACCCGGCGGAATTAAAAACGGACCAGACCATCGTTAAAACCGACCGGACGGGCAACGGTAAATTCCTGCTCACCAACCTTCCCCCGGATTATAATTTCATCCGGATTGCTTCCGCCGTCCGAATAACGCCGGAGCCGGATTACTACGTTAACGCCGCCAATCTGGCAGCGGACGAGTTCCTGGCCCGCAACCAAAGGCCCGCTGCCGCGCAGTTTTTAGGAAAAATCCTTCAAACCTGGAACGCACAATCCTGGAACAAAAAGGACAAGGAGGAATTTCTGGACGTGGCGGACAATCTGAAAAAACGCATCGCCTCCATCACGGAACCCAACGGAACATTTGATACGGATAAAAGAACGCTGCTGGCGGGAGAACCGGTGACTGTTTCCTTCTCCTACCGCAACGCTTCCCGGGCCTGCGTAGCGGTCCGCCCCGTGGATATGAAACGGTGGCAGGAAGAACGCATGGACAAGGTCCAAACCTCCAAAACGCTGGGAAAAGCTTACAAAGACAGGTATTCCAACCTGGGGAACCTGCTTTTCAGCCTGTTGCATGACTCATCCTATGCCCGCTATCTGGGGGAGGAAATCAAGGGGGATGAGATAACCCTGACTCCCGGGAACCGGCACCTGAACCACATCGCTCACATTCCCGTACCCACCCGCAAACCCGGCTGGTACCTGCTCACCGTCACACTGGAAAACGGCTACCGGTTCCATCGCTTTCTCACTCTGTCAGACATGGTGCTGGTACGCCGTTCCGTTCCGGAAGGCAATCTCTGGTTCCTGGCGGACGCCAGAACGGGAATGCCCGTGGAAGGAGGCAGCCTGCGGCTCCTCCGCTACCGGCAGGATAAAACGCTCCAAAAACGCCAGGTAAAGGGAATCACGGACAAGGACGGAGCCATGATAGAAACAATCCCTCACCGCCATTCCAGCGCCCCTCCCTACAACATGTTCCTGGGCATCGTTTCCAAGGGGGACAGTTATGTGCTGGCGGGAATATCTGACTACGGCTGGGAATCCGGCAATTACCTCATGGATACGGCCAACAAGGCCTCCGACTCCTATTCCTGCTTTTTCCTGGAAAGCCAGCCCGTGTACCGCCCCGGACAGACGGCCCGTTTCAAAGGCGTCCTCTTCCGCCCGGACATCGCGAATCCCGGAACAAAAGACTGCGCCGGGAAAAAACTGACGCTGACCATTGCCTCTCCAACAGGGGATGAGAGCATTTTCCCTCCAAAGACCGTCACGACGGATTCCACAGGCAGCTTTGAACTGGAACTGCTCATTCCCGCGGACGCCCCGCTGGGCCAGTATGGGGCCAAGCTGAAACTGCATGACTCCGCAGATCCGGATTTCCGGCTGTATGCCCCCCTTTTCCGGATGGAAGAGTATAAAAAGCCGGAATTCTCCGTCAGAATGGATGCCCCCGCCAAACCTATCCGGCTGGGACAACCCATTCCCGTCGCCATTCAGGCGGATTATTACGCGGGCGGCCCCGTAAACGGGGGGAAGGCAACCATCACCATCACCCGGACGCTGGGGGCGAACATCTGGACGCCTTACTGGAAATGGAGCTGGCTGTACGACAGGTCTTTCAGCCCGTACTACATTCCCTTTTTCCCGGATGCGCCTCTGACCGTCCTGGAAAAGACGGTGCCGCTGGACAAGGACGGAAAAGCATCCGTAGAATTACCCACGGCGCAGGATGCCCGGGATTTCCCCTCCAGCAACGTCACCTACCGCGTTTCCGTCAGCGTGACGGACGCCTCCCTGCGGGAAGTTTCCGCTTCCGGACAAGTCATTGCCACTTTCCGTCCGTTTAATATCTTCACCACCCTGAACCGCGGCTATGCCCCCGCCGGAACGCCGGTCCAGGCATCCATTACCGCAGCCACGGCGGATGGCGCCAAAATTGCCCATGCCAGGGGAACCTGCGTCCTGCAGCATATCCGTGCGGACGGCAGACGGGAAACGCTGGAAACCTGGGATATCGCCACCAGGAAAGATGGGGAAGCCTCCCTGTCCTTCCAGACCGGGGAATCCGGCCTGTATGCCCTTTCCACAACCCTGGAGGACGGGCACGGCAACAAGGTGGAAGAATCCTTCCAGTTTCTTTCCTACGGCAAGGGCAAACAGAATCCTTTTAAAATCAATCCTCTTTCCATCCATCCGGACAAAAAGGAATACGCTCCGGGAGATACGGCCAGGCTGCTCGTCACCTCTGACTATCCGGACGCCCGCGTCTGGACCTTCCTGCGCAACTCCTGGAAAAACGAATCCCGCCGTCTGGTTTCCCTGGACCGGCAGACAGCCCTTGTGGAATGCCGCCTGACCCGGGAAGATATGCCCAATATGGGAGTCAACGCCTTCACCGTCAGAAACGGAGAACTTCATGAGGCTTCCGCCGAACTTCTGATTCCGCCCGCCGGACAGCTTCTGGCTCCTTCCGTAGTGCCGGGCAAATCCCAATACCGGCCCGGTGAACAAGGCAACGTCACCATTCAGGTCAAGGGGCCTGACGGCAAACCCGTCAGTAACGGCATCGTCGCCCTGGCCGTTTATGACAAGGCTCTGGAATACATCGCACGCCCCAATATTACGGACATCTCCAAAACCGTATGGGGCAGACTGAACGAAACTGGCTTCCTCAGCCTGAAAAAAATGACGGCTTCCGGCACGCAGCAGGATCGCGGTCCGGGACAGCCCTCTTTCCAATCCCTGCTCTACAGAAATTACGGACCTATGGCGAGAAAGGCCAAAGGGACCGTTAACGGCTTTGCGGAGGCAGTGTTCGATTCCGGTGCTGATGCTGCCGCAAGCCGCGCATTGGCTACAGGAGCGGCCGCCCCCGCCGCCGTTCCGGTCATGGCCATGGCCGCGGACAAAGAAAGTGCAGAAAGCGAGTCCCTTGCAAACGGACAGGGAAATGCGGACGCGCAGGAAAACGGTTCCCCGCACATTCAACTGCGCACCAATTTTGCGGACTGCATCAAGTGGTGCGGCACGCTCAAAACGGATGAAGAAGGAAACGTTGCCGTACCCGTGGAAATGCCGGACAACCTGACCACATGGAAGGCCTCAGCCTGGGTCATCACCCCCGGATTGCAGGTTGGGCAGGCTTCCGCGGAATTCCTGACCACGAAGGACTTCATGGTCAGCATGCAGGCCCCGCGCTTCTTTGTGGAAAAAGACATCGTGATGCTCAGCGCCCTGGTCCGCAACCGGACGGGAAAGGCTGTCCGCGCCCGCGTTTCCATTTCCCTGAAAGACGGGTGCCTGGAACTTCTCCCGGCTGACGATCCGGCCGTGAAGGGGCTTTCCGCAGATACGGATAATTCCGCCGTGCGGGAAGTGGACGTTCCTGCCCAGGGGCAGGCAGTCGTCAACTGGTGGGCTGCCGCCGTCAGGGAGGGAACCGCCGCCGTCGCCATGGAAGCATCGGCTGGCTCTACCGGAGACGCCATGCAGATGAACTTCCCCGTACTGGTGCACGGCATGAAGCAGCTCCATGCGGAAAGCGCCGCAGTGCTCTCCGGAGAACAGGAAAAGACACTTTCCATTTCCCTGCCGCAGCAGCGGCGCAGGGAGGAAAGCGAACTGGTCGTCAAGGTCTCCCCCAGCATCGCCCTCAGCATGGTGGAGGCCCTGCCCTATCTGGCGGAATACCCCTATGGCTGCGTGGAACAGACGCTCAACCGCTTCCTCCCCGCCCTCGTCGTGACGGACACGCTCAAGCAGCTCGGCCTGAATCCCGGAGCGGCGCTGAAAAGCCATCGCAGCCTGAATCCCCGGGACATCAGGAACAAGGCCTTCCATGACAGCGTCATGAAAAAACTGGAACGCAACCCCGTTTATGATGAAGCCGCGCTGAAAAAGATGGCTGCTAGGGGAATCTCCTCCCTCCGGGAAAAACAGCTCTCCAACGGCTCCTGGGGATGGTTCGGAGGGGCGGAAGAGGGAGATCCCGTCATGACGGCCCACGTGGCTCACGGCCTGAAAATTGCTTCAAACACGGTCAACGTGCCGGAAGGCATGCTTTCCGGCGCTGTCCGCTGGCTGAAAAACTATCAGGAACGCCAGACAGCTCTTCTTGAACAAGGAGACAAATTCCGGAAACTGGAACAACTGCCGGACGGACCTGAAAAGAAGGAAGCCCTCCGCAAACTGGGGAATTACCGCCTGACGGCCTCCGCGACGGATACCCTGGTCTACTCCGTCCTGGCGGAATGCGGCGTGAAAAACCTGCCTATGGAACGCTACCTGTTCCGTGACAGGCTGGAACTTCCCGTCATCAGCCAGATTCAACTGGCGGAAATCCTGCTGGACGCCCACCGCATGGACGACTTCAACAAGGTAATGCCTGTCATCTCCCAATTCCTCCAGCAGGACGATTCCCTGCAAACCGCCTGGCTACGCCTTCCCAATGCAGGATACTGGTGGCGCTGGTACGGCAGCAGCGCAGCCACGCAGGCGGCCTACCTGAAACTGATGTCCAAGAGCGCCCCCGGCAATCCCGTCACGGCGCGCCTGGCAAAATGGCTGCTCGACAACCGCGCCAACGGTTCCTACTGGGACTCCACCAAGGATACGGCGGATTGCCTGGAAGCCCTGTCCGCCTACCTCCTTCAGACCAGGGAAGGCATGGAGGACATGGAAGCGGAAATCCTTTATGACGGCGTTCCGGTTAAAACGGTTTCCTGCACGAAGGAAACCCTGTTCACCTTTGACAATGCTTTCCGCATGAGCGGGAAAGCCCTGGCGGACGGCAGCCACGTCATCACCATCCGCAGGAAAAAAGGCAGCGGGAACATCTATGCCAATTCCACGCTCAGCTACTTCTCCCTGGAAGACCCCATTCCCGCCGCTGGCAATGCCGTCACCGTGGAACGCTCCTATTACCGCATCCGGAAGGAAACGGTGAAAAACGGCTCCGTGAAGGACACCCAGACGGATGCAGGAGAGCTCGTCTCCCAGGGCAGAGACCTGACACGGCGCACGCTGTTGAAAAACGGGGACGTCATCGCCAGCGGCGACATCATTGAAGTGGTGATGACCGTGAAAACGAAGAACGACGTGGAATACCTCATGCTCCAGGATCCCAAGCCCGCAGGCTGCGAATCCCGGGAAACCGCCAGTGGCTACGCCCGGCTGGGAACCGTCTTCGGCTACAGGGAAATAGGGGATGAAGAAATATGCCTCTTCCTTTCCTCCCTGCCCATGGGCCAATACCAGATCAGCCACCGCCTGCGCGCGGAACGTCCGGGACGCTTCAGCGCCCTTCCGGCCGTCATTGAGGCCATGTACGCCCCGGAACTCCGCGGCAACAGCAGGGAACATAAAATCGGCATTTCCATGCCTGTTGAACAGAATAATGACCAGCCGCAGTAG
- the tsaB gene encoding tRNA (adenosine(37)-N6)-threonylcarbamoyltransferase complex dimerization subunit type 1 TsaB — translation MQDVLLVLETSCVQSSVAAWSGESLLCQAAWRAERNHSSAIFKAVRQVLDALEGRRLKEIVVGSGPGAYGGIRVALAVADGLSLVHGSRVAAFSSWNGLGLHHGEACVMSDARRGGWTWGRLENGVLTDVPAVLPAEQARVSVAECMGKGVPVFSTETAEHLAAREMSGIVPVYPSAEALGAAWLSLAEARREELLESPAEPLYVRAPHITRAKRPAWAVKA, via the coding sequence ATGCAAGATGTCCTGCTGGTTCTGGAAACTTCCTGTGTGCAGTCTTCCGTTGCGGCTTGGAGCGGGGAAAGTCTGCTGTGCCAGGCGGCATGGAGAGCGGAGCGCAACCATTCCTCCGCTATTTTCAAGGCGGTGCGGCAGGTTCTGGATGCTTTGGAAGGGCGGCGTTTGAAGGAAATCGTGGTAGGTTCCGGTCCGGGCGCTTACGGCGGAATCCGCGTAGCGCTGGCCGTGGCGGACGGCCTTTCCCTGGTGCACGGTTCCCGCGTGGCGGCTTTTTCCTCCTGGAACGGACTTGGTCTGCATCATGGTGAGGCCTGCGTAATGTCAGATGCCCGGCGTGGCGGCTGGACGTGGGGGAGGCTGGAAAACGGCGTTCTGACGGATGTGCCGGCAGTGCTTCCTGCAGAGCAGGCCCGCGTCAGCGTGGCGGAGTGCATGGGAAAAGGCGTGCCCGTTTTTTCCACGGAAACGGCGGAACATCTGGCCGCCCGGGAAATGTCGGGGATTGTCCCCGTGTATCCTTCTGCAGAGGCGCTCGGGGCCGCGTGGCTGTCCCTGGCGGAGGCCCGCAGAGAAGAACTTCTGGAAAGTCCGGCGGAACCGCTGTATGTGAGGGCTCCGCACATCACCCGCGCCAAACGTCCCGCATGGGCCGTGAAGGCGTAA
- a CDS encoding methylated-DNA--[protein]-cysteine S-methyltransferase, translating to MEAIKIIRYLSPVGEMMIGSYGGNLCICDWAKEKRRGTIDRRICRHLNAEYEEGTSEVIEQAVSQLREYFQGERRDFDIPIVFTGSEFQNSVWHELMKVPYGSTISYAELARRIHHPRAVRAVASANATNPISIFVPCHRVIGSNQKLTGYGGGLDAKRELLALEARVSGSVLAL from the coding sequence ATGGAGGCAATTAAAATAATCCGTTATCTGTCGCCCGTTGGAGAAATGATGATTGGCTCATATGGCGGCAATCTTTGCATTTGCGACTGGGCAAAGGAAAAACGCCGCGGCACGATAGACCGCCGCATTTGCCGGCATCTCAACGCTGAATATGAAGAAGGAACTTCCGAGGTTATTGAACAGGCGGTAAGCCAGCTCCGTGAATATTTCCAGGGGGAACGCAGAGACTTTGATATACCCATTGTATTTACCGGATCGGAATTTCAAAACTCAGTCTGGCATGAACTGATGAAAGTTCCTTACGGTTCCACCATTTCTTATGCAGAGCTGGCGCGCCGCATTCATCATCCGAGGGCTGTCCGGGCTGTAGCGTCCGCTAATGCCACCAACCCCATCTCCATTTTCGTGCCCTGCCACCGCGTTATTGGCAGCAATCAGAAACTGACAGGTTATGGCGGGGGGCTTGATGCGAAACGGGAATTGCTTGCCCTGGAGGCGCGGGTAAGCGGAAGTGTGCTGGCCTTATGA
- a CDS encoding tRNA (cytidine(34)-2'-O)-methyltransferase, which produces MQPRFHIVMFHPEIPHNTGAAGRLALATGSRLHLIKPLGFSLDEKHVRRTGLDYWAKVDLHVWDSLEELKQAAAPGAQFWYLSTKAPRSHWDAVFHAGDYLVFGPESRGLPESMLREHADTALTIPMPGEGARSLNLSTAVAVVLYEGLRQTGI; this is translated from the coding sequence ATGCAGCCCCGTTTCCACATCGTCATGTTCCATCCGGAAATTCCGCATAATACAGGAGCTGCCGGACGGTTGGCGCTGGCAACGGGTTCCAGGCTCCATTTGATCAAACCTTTGGGGTTCAGTCTGGATGAAAAGCATGTGCGCCGTACGGGTCTGGACTATTGGGCCAAGGTGGACCTGCATGTCTGGGACAGCCTGGAGGAATTGAAGCAGGCGGCAGCCCCCGGCGCGCAGTTCTGGTACCTGAGCACCAAGGCGCCACGTTCCCATTGGGATGCGGTTTTCCACGCAGGGGACTATCTGGTTTTTGGACCGGAATCCCGCGGATTGCCGGAAAGCATGCTGAGAGAACACGCAGATACCGCCCTGACTATTCCGATGCCCGGAGAAGGAGCCCGCAGCCTGAATTTATCCACAGCCGTAGCTGTCGTCCTTTATGAAGGACTGCGCCAGACCGGCATTTGA